A DNA window from Setaria viridis chromosome 2, Setaria_viridis_v4.0, whole genome shotgun sequence contains the following coding sequences:
- the LOC117845918 gene encoding DNA repair protein RAD16: protein MPRRARNPSSGSSSGRRRRRDEEEDEEEESLSDTTSDSDFVAGSEDGAEDEEEEEEGFAPDEDAPPAPAPAVAPPAPPQLLMLMPMPNRARKGGGKRRRKGKKARDEDGGPPLPWKVWEAANDRWLDERPVAGGGAEAPNAGAAAAGAAVPTADPAPEVVLPLLRFQKEWLAWALAQEASVSRGGILADEMGMGKTIQAISLVLTARRLRPPGHHHFAASSSSSSSAGCPMRQVGCTLVVCPVVAVIQWAEEIERHTASGSVRVLIYHGAKRGTKNFDFNSYDFVVTTYSTIEADYRKHIMPPKIRCQYCDKLFYPNKLKVHLKYFCGPDAVRTEKQAKQQSKKWGSSKGKGKRRGQKKDGDEENEDFDELADEPISQSRGQSPLHSVRWERIILDEAHFIKDRRCNTARAIFALESEYKWALSGTPLQNRVGELYSLIRFLQIFPYSNYFCKDCNCEILDTSMKKLCDCGHSSVRHFCWWNKYIARPIQFGSVSDEGKRAMILLKEKVLKGIVLRRTKKGRAADLALPPKIVTLRRDSFDKNEMEFYEALYTQSVTQFDSYVAAGTLMNNYAHIFDLLTRLRQAVDHPYLVAYSKTAEPREGLKNEGNESMESQCGICHNMAEDVVVTSCDHAFCKTCLIDYSATLGNVSCPSCSVPLTVDLTTKSSVEKVTPRVKGRKRSGILSRLASLADFKTSTKIDALREEVRNMIEHDGSAKGIVFSQFTSFLDLIQFSLEKSGIKCVQLNGAMNITEKGRAIDTFTNDPDCRIFLMSLKAGGVALNLTVASHVFLMDPWWNPAVESQAQDRIHRIGQFKPIKSTRFVIKDTVEERILQLQEKKQLVFEGTVGDSPDAMSKLTEADLKFLFQI from the exons ATGCCGCGCCGAGCCAGGAACCCCTCCTCCG GATCcagcagcggccggcggcgccgccgcgacgaggaggaggatgaggaggaggagtcccTTTCCGACACCACCTCCGACTCCGACTTCGTCGCCGGCTCCGAGGACGgggcggaggacgaggaggaggaggaggaggggttcgCGCCCGATGAGgacgccccgcccgcccccgcccccgcggtggcgccgccggcgccgccgcagctgctgatgctgatgcCGATGCCGAATCGGGCGCGGAAGGGGggcgggaagaggaggaggaaggggaagaaggcgaGGGACGAGGACGGGGGGCCGCCCCTGCCGTGGAAGGTGTGGGAGGCGGCCAACGACAGGTGGCTCGACGagcggccggtggccggcggcggcgccgaggcccCGAACGCCGGGGCCgctgcggcgggggcggccgtgCCGACCGCGGACCCGGCCCCCGAGGTGGTGCTCCCGCTGCTGCGATTCCAGAAGGAGTGGCTCGCGTGGGCGCTGGCGCAGGAGGCCTCCGTCTCGCGGGGCGGCATCCTCGCCGACGAGATGGGGATGGGGAAGACCATCCAGGCCATCTCGCTCGTCCtcaccgcgcgccgcctccggcccccgGGCCACCACCACttcgcggcctcctcctcctcctcctcctcggcaggCTGCCCAATGAGGCAGGTTGGGTGCACGTTGGTCGTCTGCCCGGTGGTCGCCGTCATCCAGTGGGCGGAGGAGATCGAGCGGCACACCGCCAGTGGCAGCGTGCGCGTGCTAATCTACCACGGTGCCAAGCGTGGCACGAAGAATTTCGATTTCAACAGCTATGACTTTGTAGTCACCACCTACTCTACCATCGAGGCGGACTACCGGAAGCACATCATGCCCCCTAAGATCCGGTGCCAGTACTGCGATAAATTGTTTTACCCCAACAAGCTGAAGGTGCACTTGAAGTATTTCTGTGGACCTGATGCCGTGCGCACGGAGAAGCAGGCAAAGCAGCAGAGCAAGAAGTGGGGCAGCAGCAAGGGGAAGGGAAAGAGAAGGGGTCAAAAGAAGGACGGTGATGAGGAGAATGAGGATTTTGATGAATTGGCTGATGAACCCATCAGCCAGTCAAGGGGTCAGTCACCTCTGCACTCCGTGCGGTGGGAGCGGATTATCTTGGATGAG GCTCACTTCATAAAAGATAGACGGTGCAATACTGCAAGGGCTATTTTTGCGTTAGAGTCAGAATACAAGTGGGCTCTGAGTGGGACACCTTTGCAGAACCGTGTTGGAGAACTTTACTCGCTT ATTCGCTTCTTGCAAATCTTTCCCTATTCAAACTATTTCTGCAAGGACTGTAACTGTGAGATACTAGATACCAG CATGAAGAAACTGTGCGACTGTGGTCACTCATCTGTTAGGCACTTTTGCTGGTGGAATAAG TACATAGCGAGGCCAATACAGTTTGGTTCAGTAAGTGATGAAGGCAAAAGAGCAATGATTCTTCTGAAGGAGAAAGTTCTGAAAGGCATAGTGTTAAGGCGCACCAAAAAAGGCCGAGCTGCAGATCTTGCTCTCCCGCCAAAAATT GTGACATTGAGGAGGGACTCTTTTGATAAAAACGAAATGGAATTCTATGAAGCTTTGTATACTCAAAGTGTCACACAGTTTGATTC ATATGTAGCTGCTGGAACACTGATGAACAACTATGCTCATATCTTTGATCTTCTCACAAGGTTGAGACAG GCTGTTGATCATCCCTACCTTGTAGCATATTCCAAGACAGCAGAGCCTCGTGAAGGATTGAAAAACGAAGGAAATGAATCCATGGAAAGCCAATGTGGTATATGTCATAATATGGCTGAAGATGTTGTG GTTACCTCTTGTGATCATGCATTCTGCAAGACTTGTTTGATAGACTACTCTGCAACTTTGGGGAATGTTTCATGTCCATCCTGTTCAGTACCTCTTACTGTTGACTTAACAACAAAAAGTTCAGTTGAAAAAGTAACTCCCAGGGTCAAGGGCCGCAAACGCTCAGGAATACTGAGCAGACTAGCAAGCCTTGCGGATTTTAAGACTAGTACAAAAATTGATGCATTG AGAGAGGAGGTACGAAACATGATTGAGCATGACGGCTCTGCCAAAGGGATTGTATTCAGCCAGTTCACATCATTCTTGGATCTTATTCAATTCTCCTTGGAGAAG TCCGGCATCAAGTGTGTCCAGCTGAATGGGGCCATGAACATTACTGAGAAGGGAAGAGCCATAGACACCTTCACCAATGACCCAGACTGCAGGATCTTCCTGATGAGCCTGAAAGCTGGAGGAGTTGCTCTGAATCTCACTGTTGCATCTCAT GTTTTCCTGATGGACCCTTGGTGGAATCCAGCGGTCGAGAGCCAAGCCCAGGATCGCATCCACCGAATCGGACAGTTCAAGCCAATCAA GAGCACGAGGTTCGTGATCAAGGACACGGTCGAAGAGCGCATACTGCAGCtgcaggagaagaagcagctAGTGTTTGAAGG CACCGTGGGCGACTCGCCGGATGCCATGTCGAAGCTGACGGAGGCCGACCTCAAGTTTTTGTTCCAGATCTAA
- the LOC117842379 gene encoding uncharacterized protein has translation MPRSPSPSPSPSPERHHHQPARRRVGATSSQMLHHHGGRSPSPPPRRSLRPRRAAAVSSRPLVDDFFPFPSSPSSSPSRPRQRRPSPEPSSSDSGADGGGGGSSASDRRRRKLKLVVKLSQLPPEQQHRRAPPPPSYSDDSDGAGEVGGDGSDDDEQVKPPKKRRIEPRADRSRHREVGGGGRSDPASAPRTKRLPVPGTARTTPLPDRKALEMILEKLQKKDTYGVFAEPVDLEELPDYHDVIEHPMDFGTVRRKLARNAYRSFEQFEDDVFLICSNAMQYNAPDTIYFRQAHSIQELARKKFQELRDEGIPIENHHIKIEQKARPNSCNREPIKKPILRYQDDDLDFLSRKEQVKRPNPKNSEDDISFKDQVKKPVPRNSHDESSLFHKERVKKPISRNSENDLSSSFHKDRPKKLLSRSSEDDLSSSFGKEQVRKVIPKNSENDESITFHKQQVKKTTSQSSKSDFSSQKKHIKKPVCSTREGPDLSSRKEPVEDPICTNVDDAGFLSTKRLEEKPISRNSEDLGHCHQESPKKPSCRDGQDDLGNSCSEEAAKKPARMNSQDAMGSDISAATIASVGDGSNGLSMSQANATEPAGCTVANGFLDKDISSPLDEIRSEKTDDIFAKPNYKSIVVDETRRKTYDTYEEQPAVESDLVFDIFSTEPKELVNVGLDAEHSYAYARSLARFAGSLGAQGWRIASERIRQALPAEVKYGRGWVGEYEPPLPSILVVNDQSRYLKSSEANVRRNASLPRDNDRLRPTESNNPKDMSLSLNRITTSTNVVGVPGPLESPEFKPRLFGVTAEPQHRSTDALSPHENHRVPGNVAKTKRTANEQTRKGNSSSGARPIEMKPQKGASGAPDMPALNKTAGQPRPFFQPAESTRTQQMRKVDSLKSNVPIEMAPQRLECAKGAASGVYDTPSSNGQPKHFFPSQAAAASGVHDIPSPNGQPKRLFQSKAVASSGAHDAPSNGQPKHFFQSQGPASSGVHDMPSTNGQPKPFFQPQEATVPQPRNEATWVYHGRPGDGKVGTSNKSRPSTSVGFVNKNQAVNAATFAMNLNGQKNVSDHAKSVGSTAMPGLANIPNRGVDASRNMFSAFPAAVRENQSIPPAPSAQSWISFGAATENKPAIVSPTFLDNNSSWKMPFANVRPSDDTKIGAVPQFFRQPVQVVRESPVQNNGLVIFPQLVQPDFMRSQGQPQWQGLVPHMQQKPSKDVLRPDLNIGFPSPGSPPARQSSGINLEAQQPDLALQL, from the exons ATGCcgcggtcgccgtcgccatcgccgtcgccgtcgccggagaggCACCACCACCAGCCCGCGCGCCGGAGGGTAGGCGCCACCTCGTCCCAGATGctccaccaccacggcggccgctcgccgtcaccgccgcctcgccgctcgctccgcccgcgccgcgccgccgccgtctcctcccgcccgctcgtcgacgacttcttccccttcccctcctcgccgtcgtcctcgccctCCCGCCCCCGCCAGCGGAGGCCGTCGCCGGAGCCATCCAGCTCCGActccggcgccgacggcggcggtgggggctcCTCGGCCTCCGACCGTCGCCGGCGCAAGCTCAAGCTCGTTGTCAAGCTCTCCCAGCTGCCCCCGGAGCAGCAGCACCGCCGGGCCCCACCGCCCCCCTCGTACTCGGACGACTCCGATGGGGCTGGGGAGGTGGGCGGGGacggcagcgacgacgacgagcaggtCAAGCCGCCCAAGAAGCGCCGGATCGAGCCGCGCGCTGATAGATCTCGCCATCGCGAG GTTGGTGGTGGCGGGAGGAGCGACCCAGCGAGCGCGCCGCGGACCAAGCGGCTCCCGGTGCCAG ggacggcgaggacgacgcCCCTGCCAGACCGGAAGGCGCTGGAGATGATTCTCGAGAAGCTGCAAAA GAAGGATACGTACGGAGTGTTTGCTGAGCCAGTGGATCTGGAGGAG TTGCCTGATTATCACGATGTGATTGAGCACCCGATGGACTTCGGTACCGTCAGGAGGAAGCTTGCCAGGAACGCATACCGCTCATTTGAGCAATTTGAG GATGATGTCTTCTTAATTTGCAGCAACGCAATGCAGTACAATGCACCCGATACAATTTACTTCAGACAG GCCCATTCCATACAAGAGCTGGCAAGAAAGAAGTTTCAGGAACTGAGGGATGAGGGCATACCTATAGAAAATCACCACATAAAGATTGAACAGAAAGCTAGACCAAACTCCTGCAATAGAGAACCAATTAAAAAGCCCATCTTGAGGTATCAGGATGATGATCTAGACTTCCTGTCCCGCAAAGAGCAAGTTAAGAGACCCAATCCAAAAAATTCGGAAGATGATATAAGCTTCAAAGATCAAGTTAAGAAACCTGTGCCCAGGAATTCGCATGATGAGAGTTCTTTATTCCACAAAGAGCGAGTTAAGAAACCCATCTCCAGAAATTCAGAGAATGATTTAAGTTCCTCATTCCACAAAGACCGACCTAAGAAACTGTTATCCAGAAGTTCGGAGGATGACCTCAGCTCCTCATTTGGCAAAGAGCAAGTTAGGAAAGTCATTCCCAAGAATTCGGAAAATGATGAAAGCATCACTTTCCACAAACAGCAGGTCAAGAAGACCACTTCCCAGAGTTCAAAGAGTGACTTCTCATCCCAGAAAAAACATATTAAGAAGCCAGTTTGCTCAACTAGAGAAGGTCCAGATCTCTCATCCCGCAAGGAGCCTGTTGAGGATCCCATTTGCACAAATGTTGACGATGCGGGCTTCTTATCCACAAAAAGGCTAGAAGAGAAGCCCATTAGTCGAAACAGTGAGGACCTGGGCCATTGCCACCAGGAGTCGCCTAAGAAACCTAGTTGCAGAGATGGGCAAGATGATCTAGGTAACTCTTGCAGCGAAGAGGCTGCTAAGAAGCCAGCTCGTATGAATAGCCAAGACGCCATGGGTTCAGATATCTCTGCTGCAACTATTGCTTCTGTGGGAGACGGCTCTAATGGCTTGAGCATGTCGCAGGCTAATGCTACTGAACCTGCTGGTTGTACTGTTGCCAATGGGTTTTTGGACAAAGATATCAGCTCTCCATTAGATGAAATAAGATCTGAGAAGACCGACGACATTTTTG ctaAGCCTAACTACAAGTCAATTGTGGTAGATGAGACTAGACGGAAAACTTATGATACTTACGAAGAACAGCCTGCAGTGGAGTCTGACCTAGTTTTTGACATATTTTCCACGGAACCAAAGGAGCTCGTTAAT GTTGGGCTTGATGCTGAGCACTCGTATGCATATGCAAGAAGTCTGGCTCGTTTTGCTGGTTCGCTTGGTGCTCAAGGCTGGAGAATCGCTTCTGAGCGCATTCGACAAGCATTACCTGCTGAAGTAAAGTATGGTCGTGGTTGGGTTGGAGAATATGAGCCTCCATTACCATCTATTCTGGTTGTGAATGATCAATCTAGATATCTGAAGAGCTCTGAGGCAAATGTGCGAAGGAATGCTTCGCTGCCTAGGGATAATGACAGGCTCAGACCGACAGAAAGTAACAATCCAAAGGATATGAGTTTGAGTCTTAACCGAATAACCACTAGCACTAATGTAGTTGGAGTGCCTGGGCCACTTGAGAGTCCAGAATTTAAGCCAAGATTGTTTGGTGTTACTGCTGAGCCCCAACACAGGAGCACTGACGCATTATCACCACATGAGAATCATAGAGTACCTGGTAATGTTGCAAAGACCAAAAGAACAGCCAATGAGCAAACGAGAAAAGGCAACTCATCCTCCGGTGCCCGCCCTATTGAGATGAAACCACAGAAAGGAGCTTCTGGTGCACCTGATATGCCTGCCCTGAACAAAACTGCTGGTCAGCCTAGACCCTTTTTCCAACCAGCAGAATCAACCAGAACTCAGCAAATGAGAAAAGTTGACTCATTAAAAAGCAACGTCCCTATTGAAATGGCACCACAGCGGCTTGAGTGTGCAAAAGGTGCTGCTTCTGGTGTGTATGATACGCCTTCCTCAAATGGGCAGCCTAAGCATTTCTTCCCgtcacaagcagcagcagcttctggTGTGCATGATATACCTTCTCCAAATGGGCAACCTAAACGCTTATTCCAGTCAAAAGCAGTGGCTTCTTCTGGTGCGCATGATGCGCCTTCAAATGGGCAGCCTAAACACTTCTTCCAGTCACAGGGACCAGCTTCATCTGGTGTGCATGATATGCCTTCTACAAATGGGCAGCCGAAACCCTTCTTCCAGCCACAAGAAGCGACTGTACCACAGCCCAGAAATGAAGCGACGTGGGTGTACCATGGACGACCTGGTGATGGGAAAGTTGGAACATCCAACAAAAGCAGACCGTCGACCAGTGTTGGGTTTGTCAATAAAAATCAAGCAGTAAATGCTGCGACTTTTGCCATGAATTTGAATGGACAAAAGAATGTCAGTGACCATGCAAAATCAGTAGGCTCAACTGCAATGCCTGGCCTTGCAAATATACCAAATAGAGGTGTTGATGCTTCCCGGAACATGTTCTCAGCATTTCCAGCAGCTGTTAGGGAGAATCAGAGCATTCCGCCAGCTCCATCTGCTCAATCTTGGATTTCATTTGGTGCTGCTACAGAGAACAAACCAGCCATTGTTAGCCCAACTTTCCTTGACAATAATTCTTCTTGGAAGATGCCATTTGCAAATGTTCGTCCTTCTGATGATACAAAAATCGGTGCTGTTCCCCAATTCTTTAGGCAACCTGTTCAGGTAGTTAGAGAAAGCCCAGTTCAAAACAACGGTTTGGTAATATTTCCCCAGTTGGTCCAGCCAGATTTCATGAGATCGCAGGGCCAACCCCAATGGCAAGGGCTGGTCCCCCACATGCAACAGAAGCCGAGCAAGGACGTACTCCGCCCAGACTTGAACATTGGGTTCCCATCTCCAGGTTCGCCACCAGCTCGACAGTCATCTGGCATCAATTTGGAGGCACAACAGCCAGACCTTGCGTTGCAGCTATGA